GTGGAACATAAGTTCAAGGTGACTAGCCTAGAGTACATTTTTGGATAGAGTGGTCTACAGAACTGCTGAGCTAAGGAGCTACATTTTTCAATCCGGCAAACAGCTGGACAATGAGCATCAGGGATTCTCGGTTTTGGTTTGTGAATGGTAGCCAGAGAGCTTTACACTATTGGATGGTGGGTTGAACAGCAGTTTGAAGAGTTCATTTTCCCTGTTTAccttttttgttctttgataTATCACTTTGTCTAtagtaggaaaaagaaaattcggCATTGTTATCCAAAGGCTCCTTCTGAAAATGATATCGTTTAGAGGAAGGAGGGTGGATATACCATGTCTAAACTGTAAATGTGATGTTGTGTGCTATGTAATCAAAGTATTTGCATAATAAGAGATGAAATTGAGGTGTACCACTAGTTAAATTCTTTCATTCTGAAAATtcatattatttgttttatcatCAAAGTAACAATTTGCTGTTGCTGCAAACTGCATGATCCCTCTGACTAATATGAAGTGAACCATTTTAGGACCAAATTTAGTTTTCCCCACTGCCAAACAGAATCAATTATGCCATAAAATGGGATAAATGATTACCCTTCTAGGAAACTTGTTCCAGAATAGTGGAAATTCTGTAGGGTACTTCCATGCATGTTTTATGAAACTTCATAATACAATTgcagaaagaaaacataatggAAAAAACATGGTCATGGGGTCCCTTGGGTTGGTTGATAGAAAGTGAGATCTTCCCACTGGAGACCCAAAACACAGGTTATTTCTTTGCCTCAAGCATTCTTCAATATGCTATGCCACCTGAAGTCAggatcttctttttctttactgTTTGGCTTATTACAATATGCTCTTTCACCATGTTCATGCTGCCTCAAACAAAGGGAATCCTGATCAATGAAACATATGAAGGAGAACAGAAGAAACACTGGCTCTGGAAGAAGTATTATGATCATGATCCTGTGAAAGACATCAAAGCCCCAGCTAAGCAAAGTTCAGAGTAATTTGATAAACTTtcgttgtttgttttttgactatACTAGTTTCATTCCAGGGCAATCTTTCACTGTCCATATGTTTAACTAGATCCGTTGACTTTGTAAAGAAATTGCTCATTCTAGTTCGAGCCTTTCTGGTGAttttttccctaatttttttgcttttgggtAATGAATATTTCGATTGATTGTCAACGGTATTGAAGGGCTACTCTTATCTTGCTCCCTCTTTTTCCCTCTCCAGTTATAGTTACCAACTCCACAGTATAAGGTTTGATCTGAAGTTATAGAAAGAGAAACTGCTGTTTGTGTTAAAGCTTACGATACGACACATTAGGAAATTACTGGTATCAAAGCAGTGTTAGTAAAATGACTACACAAATGGAAAGGTTTGACAACCCAGTGGTTATTACTAGTTGAGCTCAACTGGATTATAAGCTGGTGGCTCTCACCTCATCCTTACTCTACAATGATTAACGACgcatactaaaaaaattaaatgaaaaataataaaaataagggttTATTACAATTTACCCCCTCAACATATAGCGAGTTTTACACATTGTCCCTCGAGTTCAAAATCGAGCAATGTATCCTCCGAACTTTATAATTGTATGCAATGTGCATTTTCTAAGTCATGacgttacattttttttatagaatgaCATGTGCTCTCCATGTGACTGAAGgcaaaatgattatttttttaaataagtgaGGACAAAAGagtcatttcattttaaaccCTAACAACCCTCCTTCTTCCTTCCTTCATTTTCCAGAAACCACATTTTATCAACAACCAAATACATTTGCGGTGTCTTAAAAAAACAGATAAAttcacaaaaagaaaacattaccAAACAAGTTGTTTTACCTAAAACCCTAACAACCCTCCTCCTTCCTTCCTTCGTTTTCCAAAAACCacattttctcggcaaccaaacataTTTGTAGtgtcttaaaaaataaacagatttacaaaaataacataACCAAACAAGTTATTTTACCAAGCAATTAAAGCACTGAATCGAAACACCTTTACGATCCAAAATAACCAAATTCAAAttgttaaacaaaaaataattgaaaaacaatataaaaatccaaaaagaaatcaattcaaaattcaaatgataGCCTTACCAAATccaatgaaaatgtttgaaagaaatttttgggatttaaagaaattggaaaataCAGGATTTGGCTAACTTGAAGCAATTGGTAGCTTTATCGTGGCAAAGTAGGTTTCATAATTATGGGCAAAATTGGGGTGGAATTTGTCTGACCTAGTTGAATATTTGGAGGGTGAGGTTGAGGTCAAGGTTTTGCTAGCAATTGATCATCAAAATGATGCATTTGGAGAGTGATGGTGTAGGATTTGAGGAGGGTAGAGTCACGATGGCAAAGTGGTGGTGTGATGGGTGGTCAGTGAAGAAATCCACGACGGCGCCGACAACGGCTAAGGGAGGACAATTAGggtttttaaaatgaaatgaccATTTTGTCCTCATTCAAATAGGTCACTTGAAGGACACATGCATCTTTCGTTTAATTAAGTAACATTGTCATTCTAAAAATACACATTGTATGTAATTATAAAGTATAAATGGTACATTAGACGATTTTGAACTTGATGAGACAATGTGTAAAATATGCTATAGATTAaggggtaaagtgtaataaaccctaaaaataaaaaaaataaaaatgttggtTGAGACTTTTTGGGCAATTATTTTTTCGAGAGCTGACAGGAGATGAGcagattttaataataaactattTATGAGAATCCAACGACCTAGGTAAGATGTCACATTATTTGTATAATTGTATATGCTCCTCTCACTCAGTGCTTTTTCAACAGTTCATTTTCCCATCCAAAACTCTCCAATGTTTTTCACTGCAAAATCACTAAATGAGTGTTAGGTTCAAGATTATGGGTGGTGAACATAAGATAAGATAAATGTATGGTTCCTAATTCCAGTGAAAGTTAGCTTTGACTGGGATGGCAATTCATTAGGTGAGAACCAACAATCAGGTGACCACCTAAGCATCAATCCCTTCAATTTTCCGGCTATTTAAAGGCCCTGCAACTGCCCCTTTCTcccaaagatcaagaaaggtaAGCAGGGTAgaagtgaaaattttgaggCATTTATCAGTCTGTGTAGTTGCTGAGAGCAAAGTACAGGACATGGATTGCATATACAAAGATCCGAATCAGCCCATTGAAGTAAGAATCAAAGACCTTCTGTCAAGGATGACTTTGAAAGAAAAGGCTGGACAAATGACCCAGATCGAGCGACGTGCTGCCACTCCCTCTGTCCTTAAGGATCTCTCCATAGGTACCATCTATCTGATTATGCAGTATGCACTTCTGGATTGTGTTCTTTTGTGCATCTTTTTCATTCAGTTGGTGGTGCTGATACTTTTTTCAGGAAGTATACTTAGTGCTGGTGGGAGTGGACCTTTTGACAAGGCATTATCAGCTGATTGGGCTGATATGGTGGATGGGTTTCAGAAGTCTGCGCTCGAATCGCGACTTGGGATTCCCCTTCTTTACGGGATTGATGCTGTTCATGGCAACAATAGTATCTATGGTGCCACTATATTTCCCCACAATGTTGGACTTGGAGCCACCAGGTTGGTTTGGTTTGTTGTTGTTCCTAATATCTTTCTTGGTGAATATTattgctctgtttggttgcttagAAAAGGGaggaaataagaaaaacaattacaGTTTAGAATGCTTTTGTTCTCAAGTACTCGTTACTGATGAAAGGAAAATGCATCCTCAAACTGCTTGAATATATGCGTCAATGGCAgctttgaaataaaatttgttgttcaGGCTGTTTTTTAGCACGATACTTCTCTCAAGGAAAACTAGAACATTCTATCAAGTGAGTTATTATACTTTCTGAAGCCAAAATGACAAGAACCATAGGAATCAATTTTGTTTAGAtattctcagcaaccaaatggagaGTGAGGGTTAGGAGTTCTATATTCGCTGCAGGACCCTAATTATCTAAAATGTGTGATAGAGATGCAGATTTGGCTCAAAGAATTGGGGTTGCAACAGCTCTTGAAGTTAGGGCAAGTGGCATTCACTATACTTTTGCTCCTTGTGTGGCTGTAAGTGATTGATTGTCAATGTAAACATTCCctccatataaaaatatattcatcttAGCTTTCTTTTATAGTTATCGCATTATTTGAATTGATCATTGATATAACCAGTAAACTTAACAAGAGAAGGCTCAGAAAATTACAGTAGCTTCTTATTTTAGTAATATCATGCTAAATTCAAGGTTTCTTCTAGTTTGCAAgtgtttaaaattttggaagagCAGTGCAAATTTTCAGTTATGTGGAAACTCTCTGTTGGTGTATAAGCAGGGTTTTGTGaattattcttcaaaattctccaAGTGCTGTGATTTCTGGATAATCTTAATATGACATAGATAGAGAATTGTTTATATCTTGAAGCTTTTTCTTGGCACAAAGAGATGGAAAAAACAGAAACTGGGGTTCTTCAGAGAAAAAAATTCACATTTGATCTATTTgaccaaaatattttattcttttttccttcatgtTTGTTAAGGTTATTTAACTACCCATGGGATCCTATGTATTTAGCAACAACATCAAATAGGATTTTGGGGTTAAAACTCTGTTCATGGGAAGTGAACAACTTCTAACACCTCCTAAGCAGTCTAAGGATTTGGAGAAAAACCCCTGTTCACAGGGAGAGCACCTGAGTTCCAACCTTCAACTGCTAACTTGACAGGCTTCTTGACTGCTATGGGTGAGTAGTTTTGCTCCAATCACTTCAAAAGGGACCAAGAATAGGATTGACTCGAGTAAACTATATGCTAAAATGGAGTGTCTGTAGTCCTGATACAACAATTGAATTCTTATGGAgaggataaaatattaaatgctTGCATAATCTTAATGGTTAGTATGGGATAATTGATGAGCTTGTTAGACAATTTTATTGATTATCTAGGTACATATTACCTTCAAGTTTTCATGTTGCTACTAAGGTTTCTCTTGTTTAAATGGAAGATGGGTCCATTTGTTCATACTGGTCTTGTTGATGgcttttatttttggttttttattttattttccattctttttccCAACATTCCTTTTGTCTTGTAGAATTAGTGTCTCAAGCAATTCATTCAGATTGGTTCTGACAGGTCTGCAGAGATCCCAGATGGGGAAGATGCTATGAAAGTTACGGCTCAGACACCGACATTGTTAGAAAGATGACTTCTGTTATTACAGGTTTGCAGGGAAAGCCACCCCCAGGACACCCAAAGGGCTACCCCTTTGTAGCAGGAAGGTAAAGAGATTGGATCTATTTCTGTTCACTCTGCTCTCACATTTAAACCAATTGCATCTTTAATTAAGCTTAAAAATCCAATCTCCATTTCACATCTTCACAACAAGAAATTCATACTGATTGGAGGAAAATGAATCTCACATATTACTACTTCTTGGAAAGGGTTGTCTCCATGGTTTAGTCCTGTACGATACATCTGAAAATGTAATTCTCTTCTGTTTGTATCTTCTGATACTTACAAGTTGCTTGTTCTTATTCCTAAGAAAttgtattcattgatttatttatcTGATGGCAGACACAATGTTGTTGCCTGCGCCAAGCATTTTGTTGGAGATGGAGGAACTGACAAAGGTAAAAATGAGGGCAATACCATATTGTCCTACGAAGATTTAGAAAGGATTCATATGACGCCTTATCCAGACTGCATTTCTCAGGGAGTTGCCACTGTCATGGCTTCTTATTCTAGCTGGAATGGAACACAACTGCACGCTCATCGTTTTCTCTTGTCAGATGTTTTGAAAGATAAGCTGGGCTTCAAGGTAAACAACCATGATCTTACTCATTACATTGCGTTTAAATAATGATCAATGTTCCTCATAATGCATTCAGTAGGTGAAACTTTTCCCAGCAGTACAGTGATTCAGAAATCTTCTGCTTGTGTTCTCTTTCTTTATTCATGGGTACTATACTAAGATCAGCTCATGGTGGCACACctgttgatttttttgttagtttttggaaatttgCAATGGCTGCAACACTAGCACATCTAGCTGAATTCCTATGAAATCTTCTGCTGCAGGGCTTTTTGATTTCTGACTGGGAAGGACTTGACCGGCTTTCCAAACCCAATCCTCATGGTTCAAACTACCGCACCAGCATATGTACTGCTGTTAATGCAGGCATTGACATGGTAGAGCTTAAAATCAAACTCCCTGAAGCTTAAGCTTTAGATTACATAATTTGTATCTCCCTTTCCCTGACTCAGAAAAATGCAGGTGATGGTGCCTTTTAGATATGCCAAGTTTTTGGAGGATTTGATAGACTTGGTGGAATCAGGGGAGATACCAATGACTAGGATTGACGATGCTGTGGAACGGATCCTGAGAGTGAAATTTGTTGCTGGGCTTTTCGAATATCCCTATAGCGATAGATCTTTGCTAGATACGGTTGGTTGCAAAGTAAGTGTACAGAACTCAAGACATATCTGATAGGCCTTATAGCAAGCTTTTGATGCATGTCACTGGAAAACACCAAAGGGTCCCCATTTCTCACTGAGCTGAATTGATTTGGCCATTTATTTTTAGGATCTTAAGATTGATATTCACTTTTTCAAAGTTCTATCTCAATATTTTTGTGAAATCCTTTATGTCATTATCTTATGATTGATGAATTTAGAGTAAGGTTCTCATCTTGCTTTAGACTAGGATATTCTTTGTTTTGCCATTGCCGGAAAACTTCAATTATCAATAGCATCACCAGATCATACATTCATAAAATCACCATTACCAGCAATCTGATTACCATTCAGGCTGTATATACACATGGGAGACCTTTTGTTAGGGGCATCCATGACTGAAATCTCCCAACATGATGACACAAGGTAAAGAAATAGCCTGTCTTAGAATGAGGAATCCTAACCAAGAGCTAGAAAGTAGTGCTTCtagtatcatttttataatgCATTCTACCTTGTGGCACGATTATAGAAACTGTTATTTGTCAATAATCCAACTCCAGTTATGACTTGAGATGAAGTTTTACCCATCACAATGTTTCTTCAGCTGCATAGAGACCTAGCACGTGAAGCCGTTTGCAAGTCTTTAGTTCTGTTAAAGAATGGAAAGGATAAAAAGAAACCATTTCTTCCGTTAGACAGAAAGGCCAAAAGAGTTCTTGTTGCTGGATCACATGCTGATGATCTTGGATATCAGTGTGGAGGATGGACAGCTACTTGGCATGGAGCCAGTGGAAGAATAACAATTGGTATGTACTTTATGTTACAATTTGCCCCAAAGCTGAATGACTAATAGCCATATCTCAATATTCAAGTGCCAATCAATAATTAGAATGGCTTCAGTGGATAtgataatccaaaaaaaataaaaataaaaatgaagaaacaaaaaaaatcagtgTCTCATGATTTCTTGCCATACATTTGTAGAtctcaaatatcattattgtaCTGATATCTGCCCTGTTTTTGGACATCAAACTGATTGGATCACTTGTATTTTAGGCACGACAGTCTTGGACGCCATTAGAGAAGCAGTGGGGGACAAAACAGAAGTGATCTATGAGCAGAACCCATCACCAGCCACCTTTGAAGGTCAAGATTTCTCCTATGCCATTGTAGTTGTGGGTGAGGATCCATATGCAGAACACACCGGCGACAATTCAGAACTCATAATCCCCTTTAATGCCAATGATGTGATAAGTCTAGTTGCTGACAGAATTCCCACATTGGTAATTCTCATCTCTGGAAGGCCCTTAGTTTTAGAGCCATGGATCTTGGAAAAGATGGATGCTTTGATTGCTGCTTGGTTGCCTGGAAGTGAAGGAGGAGGAATTACTGATGTTGTCTTTGGGGATTACGATTTTGAAGGCCGCCTCCCTGTGACATGGTTCAAAAGTGTTGAACAACTGCCAATGCACCCTGAAGATAATTCATATGATCCTTTGTTTCCATTTGGTTTTGGATTGACATACAATAAGAAAGGGCCTCTGAACTGATTAGATCAGATGATAAGGATGGCCAAAGGTCTAATTTTCTTGACCTAATGCAGAAACAGCCTGGATCATTGTCTGCATTCCTCAGTGTAAGAATTCACCCCATGTTGTTACTTATTCCCTGGAATTCCCATGCCCACTGGTTCCTAATTGTAATGATTTCAGAGGCCCATGTCTCCTTTTTCCAGGAAGTTGATTGATAATTTGTTGAATAAGTGCAATCAATTTGACAATAATCATCTGTCTATTTATGATATTTGGTCTGAAAATGATTAGAAAGAGACTGCAGAAGTTCACAGTAAATATTATTAGATATGATATGTCCCTTCTGTTTAACCATTTTCTCTTGTCCAAATATGCCTAAGAATTCTGCTATCATAGTATCAGCTGTTTCACTCGTGAAGGTGTAATCATTTCAGTTGATGGAACTGTGATATATAATACATCTTCCCAACTCCAAGCCTCTATATTCTTCCATCTGATAGAGAACAAAAGCTCCCACAAGAGATTCTACTTAGATCTCTCTGTGGGCCAGTTACGAGCATACAGAATAGAACTTCCACATACATAGCCCCTCATAAGCTTCTTTCATCTGTTCCTTTCTAGAGCAGCAGCACATACAAACATCATCTCAGATATGAACTAAAAGAATTTTCGAGAGAAAAGAATCAGAATATCTTTGAAAAACAGAGAGGAAACGAGGTGACCGAAAGCATGAAGTTGTGATATTATGTATGTGGTGGTAGCTGGTTAAGGGATTGATCAAAATTAGAATAAAGCGGACAAGGTGCTTTCTTATGCAACTTGAAGAAAGGTTTCTCCTTTTGATAAAGAAAGTGGTTAGTTTTGTCACTTACCGAAAAAGCTAATTGGAATGCCAATGGTACTGCTCATATTGGTTTTGAATGCTTTGCTTGATGGAGTGGGACTGAATATACTATATGCAAGTGACATGGGTGGTTACCAGGCTTTTCATGATAGTTGctgcaacaacaacaacaatactAGCAGAAAGACGATATCAGAAACAACAAAGAGGGAATAAGTTAACAGTACCACCACCCTACAAATTaaagtttgtttttatttaccttttgtCATTATTCTTTGGGATACCAACTCTTGAGGATGTGATCCAACTGAACCCCCAAGTAGAGCCAAATgcaaatgcaaatgaaaatgaaaaaagggaCAAAAATTATAGTTCATGTTCAGCAATCGGCCATGGTGGAAGAGTTCGTTtaactattaagtattaagtattaagtataCGAGAGAGACGGGAGAAAGAAGTGACCATGGAGTTAGTAAATCATTAGTCTAGCGGCAAAGGAATGGAGTAGGAAGAAGATTCTTGTTGGTGAGACTGGAACTTTATGGGGTTGTCATTCATCATTGTTTCATTGTCTTATTGGATAATGAAATAATTAGTTCAACCGGCACTTGATTAGGAAGGAGATTCTTGTTCTGAAAGGGTTGAATGAAACTTCCCCACCAAAGGCGGGAATCTCAAAGCCTGCTCAGGGGGTATAAATTTATAATCCACAACGACTAAGAAAAGGTCAAGAGCTCTTTCTGCCTAATGAAAAGTTACCTAGATGGTGCTTGTCTCCATGAACAGGGTCACACATTGTGCCCCctgatataaaagaaaagcaaagaaaacttTTTTGATATTTCATTCGGCTGTTGCTACCGTACACCTACAATTACAAAACAATGATGCTTTCATGGACTCACAAAGCGATAGCGTGCTTCTGCAACAGTTCCACCAGCTCCCCTGTGTGGTTAACAACATcttaaacaaaaagaaaacataaatcacATAGATAATTTGTCGTGAATCTTACTTTGTTCCAATCCTCTTAGTTTAatcattaattaattcattCACATACGAGGGATCTTCTTCTTTGTCAAAAGGATCTCTTGCAAAAGATCCTGTAACCAAGAAAGCTTATCAAAGGGGCAAAAGGGAAAGGTACTGAAGCATATGATACTTCACATAGTGGAATGTAGACTCATCCTCGACTAAGCCTTCTAGGTCAAGCCTAGTCAATTAGGCCATTTTGGATGTGTGAGTAATGGATACAAggtcaaaaaaacaaagaaacgtCACAATTACATACCTAGGAATTCAGAGGAAAGTGCT
The sequence above is drawn from the Vitis riparia cultivar Riparia Gloire de Montpellier isolate 1030 chromosome 6, EGFV_Vit.rip_1.0, whole genome shotgun sequence genome and encodes:
- the LOC117916062 gene encoding beta-glucosidase BoGH3B-like; its protein translation is MDCIYKDPNQPIEVRIKDLLSRMTLKEKAGQMTQIERRAATPSVLKDLSIGSILSAGGSGPFDKALSADWADMVDGFQKSALESRLGIPLLYGIDAVHGNNSIYGATIFPHNVGLGATRDADLAQRIGVATALEVRASGIHYTFAPCVAVCRDPRWGRCYESYGSDTDIVRKMTSVITGLQGKPPPGHPKGYPFVAGRHNVVACAKHFVGDGGTDKGKNEGNTILSYEDLERIHMTPYPDCISQGVATVMASYSSWNGTQLHAHRFLLSDVLKDKLGFKGFLISDWEGLDRLSKPNPHGSNYRTSICTAVNAGIDMVMVPFRYAKFLEDLIDLVESGEIPMTRIDDAVERILRVKFVAGLFEYPYSDRSLLDTVGCKLHRDLAREAVCKSLVLLKNGKDKKKPFLPLDRKAKRVLVAGSHADDLGYQCGGWTATWHGASGRITIGTTVLDAIREAVGDKTEVIYEQNPSPATFEGQDFSYAIVVVGEDPYAEHTGDNSELIIPFNANDVISLVADRIPTLVILISGRPLVLEPWILEKMDALIAAWLPGSEGGGITDVVFGDYDFEGRLPVTWFKSVEQLPMHPEDNSYDPLFPFGFGLTYNKKGPLN